The genomic window CTATTTTTGCCATGCAAAATGGTAATGCTATCATCCACCATATCGTGCATTTTATACAATAATTTTTCCTTTCTCAAAATGTCAGGAACGTAGCTCTGTGCAATGTCTGATGCCGTACGAATAATTCCTGTATAAAATAGCATTAAATTGGAATTTAGCTCATCACTTCGTCTAACGGAAACTGTTATGGGATTAACATCTATCTCACCATTTTCTTTGAATATAATATGATTTAAGCCACCAAAAGCTGCTGCAACTTGATCCTGGGATCCTACAGTTTCTTTGATTAAATTTTGTTCAATTTCGATACTTTCTAAAGCAAGCCGCTTTTTTGTAACCCGCTTTCCTTTTAACGCATACAACGCATTCAACAATCCAACAATAAATGAAGAACTAGATCCCATACCGCTTCGAGCGGGCAAATCTCCATCATGATGAATTTCAAGGCCGTTGTTAATTTCCATAAAGCGCAAGGTTTCCCTTACAGCAGGATGTTGAATTTCCGTAAATTTTTGGCACAATTCTATTTTGGAATAGACTAAACGAATGCGATGTTCGAAAAACGGAGGTAAATATCGAAGAGAAATGTAACAGTACTTATTAATGGAGGTAGACAAAACACTGCCACCATTTTTAAAGTACCAGGACGGATAATCTGTTCCGCCACCAAAAAAAGATATTCTAAAGGGCGTTCTGCATAAAATCATTACATTAATCGACTTTTTTGATTTATTAAATCTGGAAATTAATCAAAGCAACTCTGTGAAAAAACTTTCAGCCTGTTTGTATGATTTCGAGGTTCCAATATCAATAAAAGATCCCTTGCATGGAAATCCGTATATTTTGTCACCAATTAATTGGGGGAAAAATTCTTTTTCAAGAGAATAATACGTTTTTTCTGGAATTTTTGAAATTTGTTTCTTTTTCAATATATAAACGCCGGCATTGATCCAGCCGGGATTAATGCCGGCGCATTTTTCATCAAAACGGATCAAGTGTCCATCATCAGACAGAATGACCGTTCCGTATCGGGAGGAATTTGCAACATACGTCAGTAAAATAGAAACATTTCGATCTTTTTGAAAAAACCATTTTACATACCCCCCCAAATCCGTATTGATAAATGAGTCTCCATTCATAACAATTACAGGATCTGAAGATATTAGCGGCAAAGCATTTCGAAGTGCCCCACCGGTACCGAGTGGACTGTTTTCCCTTGAGTATCTTATGGTTAAGGATCTATAGCTGTCTCCCAAAGCCTCAAAAACCTGCTCAGCCATGTACCCGGTGCACAAAAGTACATCCAGAATTCCTGTTTCAATCAATTGATCAAAAAGATAAGTAATATAAGGGCGACCAGATATTTCTGCCAAAATTTTAGGGCGGTCATAAACAGCAGTTTGCAATCTCGTTCCAAGGCCACCTGCCAAAACAACTGCAGTGATATTTGACATATCAGGTATATTAGACATTAGCGAACCGATTTGGATTTATAATTTTATATCCTTTTATCAACTCAACAATTCCCATATCCAGCGTATAATCAGGTTTCCATC from Desulfotignum phosphitoxidans DSM 13687 includes these protein-coding regions:
- a CDS encoding GHMP family kinase ATP-binding protein translates to MEINNGLEIHHDGDLPARSGMGSSSSFIVGLLNALYALKGKRVTKKRLALESIEIEQNLIKETVGSQDQVAAAFGGLNHIIFKENGEIDVNPITVSVRRSDELNSNLMLFYTGIIRTASDIAQSYVPDILRKEKLLYKMHDMVDDSITILHGKNSIEDFGILLNETWQAKRQLSGKVTNPIVDDFYERALKKGALGGKITGAGGGGFLLLFVPPNAQVQVRKELSELLHVPFRFDFTGSKIIAYEPHLDEFSNIDKVPDNNCAGRFGERSTI
- a CDS encoding nucleotidyltransferase family protein; this translates as MSNIPDMSNITAVVLAGGLGTRLQTAVYDRPKILAEISGRPYITYLFDQLIETGILDVLLCTGYMAEQVFEALGDSYRSLTIRYSRENSPLGTGGALRNALPLISSDPVIVMNGDSFINTDLGGYVKWFFQKDRNVSILLTYVANSSRYGTVILSDDGHLIRFDEKCAGINPGWINAGVYILKKKQISKIPEKTYYSLEKEFFPQLIGDKIYGFPCKGSFIDIGTSKSYKQAESFFTELL